One Helianthus annuus cultivar XRQ/B chromosome 12, HanXRQr2.0-SUNRISE, whole genome shotgun sequence genomic region harbors:
- the LOC110893874 gene encoding calmodulin-like protein 3 codes for MAILTTAFLVFLFIFGVISTLFQIPTKKVATLFGFESSSSNQDSRDQDLSKKRITEEPKKVMNKKGSVSVGCESRERKAELKSVFATFDKNRDGFITKQELSDSLKNIGISTSEKDVLEMVQRVDVNGDGLIDFDEFCELFEMMMRGEDEEGRKIGGGDGNFDHEDGDLRDAFNVFDGDKNGLISVEELGLVLDSLGFKEGKKLEDCKMMISKVDIDGDGMINFHEFKNMMKNGVSLISVS; via the coding sequence atggCTATTTTAACCACTGCTTTTCTTGTCTTTCTGTTCATATTTGGAGTTATTTCAACTCTTTTTCAAATACCCACAAAGAAAGTTGCTACTTTATTTGGGTTTGAATCTTCTTCATCCAATCAAGATTCAAGAGATCAAGATTTGTCGAAGAAGCGAATAACCGAAGAACCGAAGAAGGTGATGAACAAGAAGGGGAGTGTAAGTGTTGGTTGTGAGTCAAGGGAAAGGAAGGCTGAGTTGAAGAGTGTGTTTGCCACTTTTGACAAGAATAGAGATGGGTTTATAACTAAACAAGAGTTGAGTGATTCACTAAAGAATATTGGGATCTCAACAAGTGAAAAGGATGTGTTGGAAATGGTGCAAAGGGTTGATGTGAATGGCGATGGGTTGATCGATTTCGATGAGTTTTGTGAGCTTTTTGAGATGATGATGAGGGGAGAAGATGAAGAGGGGAGGAAgattggtggtggtgatgggaaTTTTGATCATGAAGATGGTGATTTGAGAGATGCTTTTAATGTGTTTGATGGGGATAAGAATGGGCTTATTAGTGTTGAAGAATTGGGATTGGTTTTGGATTCATTGGGGTTTAAAGAAGGTAAGAAGTTGGAGGATTGTAAGATGATGATTAGCAAAGTTGATATTGATGGTGATGGGATGATCAATTTTCATGAGTTTAAGAACATGATGAAGAATGGTGTTAGTCTTATTTCGGTGTCTTGA